The Halopelagius inordinatus genomic interval CACGACGAACCCGCCCGTCCCGACGACGCAGGCGGCGACGGCGGCGAACGCGATACACGACTCGCCTCTCGACGGAGAGTGGGAGTCACTTCACTCGCCGGTCGAGAAAGTCCGTCAGGGCGGCGTTGAACGCCGTCGGTTCTTCGAGCATCGCGAGGTGGGCGGCGTCCTCGACGACTGCGAGTTCGCAGTCGGGTATCTCTCTGACGAAGTACTCGTGATACGACCGGGGCGTGAGGTGGTCGTGTTCGCCGACGAGAGCGAGGGTCGGAACCTCGACGTCGTCCAGTTTCCCGCGCACGTCGAAGTCGTGGGACGTCAGGAAGTCGCGCTCCGTGACCTCCCGACCCACCTCGAACATCGCTTCGCGGGAGTGTTCGACGTACGCTTCGGAGGCGTCGTGGAACAGTCGGTCCGGTTCGTGGAGGAACTCCACCGCGCGTTCGAAGTCGTCGCGAAGCCACGCGAGCAAGTCGTCCAAAACAGATAGTTTCGCGCCCGTGCCCGCGAGGACGAGGGCGTCGAGCGATACCTCGCGTTGGAGGACGGCGCTGAGAGCGACTGCGCCGCCCAGAGAGTTGCCGACGAAGACGGTGGCGTCCGTCTCCTCGGCCACGGCGAGGACGTCGTCGACGTACGCCGAGAGCGCTTCGTACCCGGCGTCGGCGTTCGCGTCGTCGCTCTCGCCGTGGCCGCTCAGGTCGACTGCGACGACGGGGTAGTCGTCCGCGATTCTGAGTTGCGACTTCCAGACGTCGCTCGTACCACCGCTTCCGTGGACCAACAGGACCGTCGGCCCTTCGCCACCGCGGTTCGCCGTCCGATAGGCAGTCTCTCGCCCGTGGTGTGTGACCGATTCCATACTGAACCGTCTCTCCGTCGGCGTATAAACCCAACTCCGGTCCGCGCCGACCATCGACTGTGAACCGCAATTCAACTCGCGATTACTCATCCCGACGCCGTCGGCCGATTTGTGGGCGACAGATTTAAATACTTAAGCACCTAACTTGTGGTTAGGAACCAACATGGATACGCAACAGTTCGCCGGCGGAAACGAGCGCTTCATCCGCCGCTACGAGTACGACGACAGTTGGGTAATCGCCGCAGACACCGGTCTCGACGACGAGAGCCTGGACGTGGACATCGTGGGCACGACGGCCATCGTGGTCGCCGAAACGGGCGATAGAATTACCGAAACGGAACTCGAACTCCCCGGAGAGGACGCATCGGCCGAGACGAAAAACGGCGTACTCACGATCACCGTTCAAAAATGAAACTCATCGTCAAACCCCTAAAGCAGAAGGACGCTGGCCGCGGACTCGCGGCCATCGACCGCGAGGCGGCCGAATCGCTCGGTCTCGAAGGCGGCGACTACATCCGCATCGAGAACGACGACGATACCGCTATCGCTCGCGTCTGGCCCGGCTACCCCGAAGACCGGGGAACCGGCGTCATCCGCATCGACGGACGACTCCGCCAGCAGGCGGGCGCTGGCATAGACGACCGCGTCGAGGTGGAGAAAGCCGACGTAAAGCCCGCACAGCGGGTCTCCATCGCGCTCCCGCAGAACCTCCGTATCGGCGGTAACGTCGGGACGTACATCCGAGACAAGCTCTCGGGTCAGCCCGTCACGAAGGGCCAGAGCCTCCAGCTTCCGCTCGGGTTCGGCTTTATGGCCTCCTCGAACCAGACGGTCCCCGTCCGCGTCGCCTCCACTCAACCGCAGGGGACGGTCGTCATCACGGACTCGACCGAGGTCCAGATAAGCCAGAAACCCGCAGAGGAGATACAGCAGACGGGCGGCGGCGGCACCGGCGAAGGCCCGTCCGTCGCGTACGAGGACATCGGCGGCCTCGACAGGGAACTCGAACAGGTCCGGGAGATGATCGAACTCCCGATGCGCCACCCGGAACTGTTCAAGCGCCTCGGCATCCAACCGCCGCAGGGCGTGCTCCTCCACGGGCCGCCGGGGACGGGCAAGACCCTCATCGCGAAGGCCGTCGCAAACGAGATAGACGCCTCGTTCCACACCATCTCGGGCCCCGAGATAATGTCGAAGTACTACGGGGAGTCCGAAGAGCAGCTCCGCGAGATATTCGAGGAGGCAGAAGAGAGCGCGCCAGCCATCGTCTTCATCGACGAGATAGACTCCATCGCGCCCAAGCGCGGTGAGGCCGGCGGCGACGTCGAACGCCGCGTCGTCGCGCAACTGCTCTCTCTGATGGACGGACTCGACGAACGCGGCGAAGTGGTCGTCATCGGGGCGACCAACCGCGTCGACGCCATCGACCCCGCTCTCCGCCGCGGCGGGCGGTTCGACCGCGAAATCGAAATCGGCGTCCCGGACCGCGAGGGCCGCAAGGAGATTCTCCAGGTCCACACGCGGAACATGCCGCTGACCGACGACGTGGACATCGACGCGTACGCCGACAACACGCACGGGTTCGTCGGCGCGGACCTCGAATCGCTGGCGAAGGAGGCGGCGATGACCGCGCTTCGCCGCATCCGCCCGCAACTCGACTTGGAGGCCGAAGAGATAGACGCCGAAGTGCTCGAATCGCTCGAAGTCCGCCCCGGAGACTTCAAGGAGGCGATGAAGGGTATCGAACCCTCCGCGCTCCGCGAGGTGTTCGTCGAGGTTCCCGACGTCACGTGGGAGAACGTCGGCGGACTCGAAGACACGAAAGAGCGTCTCCGCGAGACCATCCAGTGGCCCCTCGAGTACCCCGAAGTGTTCGAGGCCATGGACATGCAGTCCGCGAAGGGCGTCATGCTCTACGGCCCGCCGGGGACCGGGAAGACGCTCCTCGCGAAGGCCGTCGCCAACGAGGCCGAGTCAAACTTCATCTCGATCAAGGGCCCCGAACTCCTCAACAAGTTCGTCGGGGAGTCCGAGAAGGGCGTCCGCGAGGTGTTCTCGAAGGCTCGGGAGAACGCCCCCACGGTGGTGTTCTTCGACGAGATAGACTCCATCGCGACCGAACGCGGCAGCAACACCGGCGACTCGGGCGTCTCCGAACGCGTCGTCTCGCAACTGCTGACCGAACTCGACGGCCTCGAAGCCCTCGAAGACGTGGTCGTCATCGCGACGTCGAACCGCCCGGACCTCATCGACTCGGCCCTCCTCCGACCGGGTCGTCTCGACAGGCACATCCACGTGCCCGTGCCCGACGAGGACGCGCGCCGCGCCATCTTCGCCGTGCACACCGAGCGTAAACCGCTGGCGGACGACGTGGACTTGGACGAACTCGCAGAACGCACCGACGGCTACGTCGGCGCGGACATCGAAGCGCTCTGCCGCGAGGCGTCGATGGCCGCGAGTCGCGAGTTCATCCACAGCGTCTCGCCCGAGGAAGTCGGCGACTCCCTCGACAACGTCCGCGTCACGATGGACCACTTCGAGGACGCTCTCGACGAAGTCGGCCCGAGCGTCACCCAAGAGGTGCGCGAACGCTACGACGAGATAGAAGAGCGGTTCCAGACCAGCGAGGTCAAAAAGGGCAAGGAAGCCGAAGTCAGCCGCACGTTCCAGTAAGCGGCCGACGCGGTTCTCGCCGTTCTCGCCGCTTTTCTCTCCGGTTTCTCGTCGCCGCCTCGTCGCTCGTCACCACCGGTCTCGCTCTCGTATCGTCCCGCCGCCGACGCGGACACGATGGGTTTTTATCACTCACGTCGACTACGTAGAGGTACGTCTTCTCCCGTCCGGACACGGACAACTAGTTGCAAGTTTATTTCACCGGAAACGTGGTGTGTCACAGTCAGTTTTCACTTCGCGACCGCTCCGAAGGCGCGACCGGTCTCACGCCGTCAGGTCGTCGACGTCCGAGAGAATCTCGTCGGC includes:
- a CDS encoding alpha/beta fold hydrolase: MESVTHHGRETAYRTANRGGEGPTVLLVHGSGGTSDVWKSQLRIADDYPVVAVDLSGHGESDDANADAGYEALSAYVDDVLAVAEETDATVFVGNSLGGAVALSAVLQREVSLDALVLAGTGAKLSVLDDLLAWLRDDFERAVEFLHEPDRLFHDASEAYVEHSREAMFEVGREVTERDFLTSHDFDVRGKLDDVEVPTLALVGEHDHLTPRSYHEYFVREIPDCELAVVEDAAHLAMLEEPTAFNAALTDFLDRRVK
- a CDS encoding Hsp20/alpha crystallin family protein is translated as MDTQQFAGGNERFIRRYEYDDSWVIAADTGLDDESLDVDIVGTTAIVVAETGDRITETELELPGEDASAETKNGVLTITVQK
- a CDS encoding CDC48 family AAA ATPase gives rise to the protein MKLIVKPLKQKDAGRGLAAIDREAAESLGLEGGDYIRIENDDDTAIARVWPGYPEDRGTGVIRIDGRLRQQAGAGIDDRVEVEKADVKPAQRVSIALPQNLRIGGNVGTYIRDKLSGQPVTKGQSLQLPLGFGFMASSNQTVPVRVASTQPQGTVVITDSTEVQISQKPAEEIQQTGGGGTGEGPSVAYEDIGGLDRELEQVREMIELPMRHPELFKRLGIQPPQGVLLHGPPGTGKTLIAKAVANEIDASFHTISGPEIMSKYYGESEEQLREIFEEAEESAPAIVFIDEIDSIAPKRGEAGGDVERRVVAQLLSLMDGLDERGEVVVIGATNRVDAIDPALRRGGRFDREIEIGVPDREGRKEILQVHTRNMPLTDDVDIDAYADNTHGFVGADLESLAKEAAMTALRRIRPQLDLEAEEIDAEVLESLEVRPGDFKEAMKGIEPSALREVFVEVPDVTWENVGGLEDTKERLRETIQWPLEYPEVFEAMDMQSAKGVMLYGPPGTGKTLLAKAVANEAESNFISIKGPELLNKFVGESEKGVREVFSKARENAPTVVFFDEIDSIATERGSNTGDSGVSERVVSQLLTELDGLEALEDVVVIATSNRPDLIDSALLRPGRLDRHIHVPVPDEDARRAIFAVHTERKPLADDVDLDELAERTDGYVGADIEALCREASMAASREFIHSVSPEEVGDSLDNVRVTMDHFEDALDEVGPSVTQEVRERYDEIEERFQTSEVKKGKEAEVSRTFQ